The Bacteroidota bacterium DNA window CCTGTCACGCAGCAATTGCGGCAGGGGATCCACGAGCGCGGTCGCGAGGTAGTCTTCGTAGGGAAATGTCTCGAAAAACGCATCGTCAGACAGCTTTTGTTGGGCTGTGCAATGTGTAACGAGATCAAACGCCTTGCATTCGGTCACGGCAAAAACGACCATGCAGGCCATGAAGATGGCACTCAATTTTTTCATATTTTTCACGGGTTGGTAGGTTAGTTACGGTGGGATTTACCGTTTAGTTTTCTATACGTTTCAAATTTGTTTTCGAGGCCGTTCCTGAATCGAATTAGCAGCTGGAAAAGGGTTGAAAATTTTTTTTGTGATTGTCGGGGGGAAATCCTTCTAGAATCGGAAGCAGTCTGCCCAACTTGATGGACGGCCCAATGTCCTGCTGCTTGGTCGCGAACGATTGTCAGCTTAGCTATCGATTAGCAGCGTACTACATGAGACCGTTATTAGCAATAGGTACTGAGCACTTGCCAATGAATGCAAACCTCACTCCTTGAGAAATTTCCGCGATTGGTTGCCCACTTGAAGCGTGTAGAAGCCAGGTAGGAGAAGGCTCACATCAATTGGCTGTCCCGAGATCACCATTCCCCGCCCGATTTCCTTTCCCAAAACATCGAAAATCATATAGGCTGATTCCGCCGCGAGGTGGTCCACCACCAATTGCGAAACCACCGGATTGGGATGGATCGCCAATTCGGTTTGGGGTTGCGGAGCCAAAACGCCGACCGCAAGCGATTGGTTGAGCAAGGTTTCCATCGCCCAACCTTGCGCGTTGCCGCCATAGAATTTCCCTTGGGTCCA harbors:
- a CDS encoding T9SS type A sorting domain-containing protein codes for the protein MKRFILFVLLALPTIGWTQGKFYGGNAQGWAMETLLNQSLAVGVLAPQPQTELAIHPNPVVSQLVVDHLAAESAYMIFDVLGKEIGRGMVISGQPIDVSLLLPGFYTLQVGNQSRKFLKE